One region of Betaproteobacteria bacterium genomic DNA includes:
- a CDS encoding protein kinase, with translation MPTNPDDDRTILQPVNVTSSLIAKATPLESNNSLAIGTKLGEFEITGLIGEGGFGIVYLALDHSLGRTVALKEYMPSALAARSESVTVSVKSERHTETFQAGLRSFVNEARLLAQFDHPSLVKVYRFWEANGTAYMVMPYYKGMTLKQSLKQLPTAPDEKWLKELLAPLLDALESIHREQCFHRDIAPDNILLLPEGRPLLLDFGAARRVVGDMTQALTVILKPGYAPIEQYADVQHMKQGAWTDIYALGAVVYFAIMAKTPPPAVGRMIKDDLVPLASAAAGRYSDEFLRGIDRALAVKPADRPQNIAELRDLLHIDSSIATSGYDKTQFPVQPARNTRRRSPFILAGLVVTGLVLAGTGLYVMFIQSPEIVRQTAPATQPVTTAPLSLPPVAEAVPIPIKPFNPVDALDQMFDGRDRTHSVTVELDLATVKIGKDRLRFRLYSSRSGYLYVFLVGTERDRFNLLFPNALDAKNRVESGKPIYLPRPGWTLEAAGPPGINHFLAVVSDSPRDFSSAGLKKVDPFAEFPLDTAAELVRTNTLGGVPFLGKVACASSATECSESYGAATFTIEETR, from the coding sequence ATGCCAACGAACCCGGACGACGATAGAACTATCCTCCAGCCAGTCAATGTGACCAGCTCACTTATTGCTAAGGCAACTCCGCTCGAGAGTAACAACAGCCTCGCTATTGGGACCAAGCTTGGCGAATTCGAGATCACTGGTCTTATTGGCGAAGGCGGTTTTGGCATTGTCTATCTTGCGCTAGACCATTCTCTCGGCCGCACTGTGGCGCTCAAGGAATATATGCCATCCGCCCTGGCAGCACGAAGCGAAAGTGTAACCGTTTCAGTAAAATCTGAGCGGCACACGGAAACCTTTCAAGCTGGCTTGCGAAGTTTTGTGAATGAGGCAAGACTGCTTGCTCAATTCGACCACCCTTCCCTAGTAAAGGTATATCGCTTTTGGGAAGCGAATGGCACCGCCTACATGGTCATGCCCTATTACAAAGGGATGACCCTGAAACAATCGCTCAAACAGCTGCCAACAGCACCTGATGAGAAATGGCTAAAAGAGCTGCTAGCTCCCCTGCTCGACGCCCTCGAATCCATCCACCGCGAACAGTGCTTTCATCGTGACATCGCACCTGACAACATACTCTTGCTCCCGGAAGGCCGGCCTTTGTTACTAGACTTCGGCGCTGCTAGGCGTGTCGTAGGCGATATGACGCAGGCATTGACTGTAATTCTAAAACCGGGTTATGCCCCCATTGAGCAGTACGCAGATGTCCAGCATATGAAACAGGGGGCATGGACCGACATATATGCGCTCGGTGCAGTAGTTTACTTCGCAATTATGGCCAAGACCCCCCCTCCAGCAGTAGGGCGCATGATAAAGGATGATCTTGTTCCACTAGCTAGTGCAGCAGCTGGTCGTTACAGCGATGAATTCCTGCGTGGCATTGACCGCGCGCTCGCTGTCAAGCCGGCGGACCGCCCGCAGAACATTGCCGAACTTCGCGATTTGTTGCATATCGATTCCTCGATCGCGACGTCAGGTTATGACAAGACGCAATTCCCAGTGCAGCCAGCAAGAAATACCCGTAGACGTAGCCCATTCATACTTGCGGGGTTAGTAGTAACGGGACTCGTTCTTGCCGGCACTGGTTTGTATGTCATGTTTATTCAAAGCCCTGAAATAGTTCGGCAAACTGCTCCGGCCACGCAACCAGTCACTACCGCCCCCCTCTCTCTTCCCCCGGTGGCGGAAGCTGTGCCGATACCAATAAAACCATTCAACCCAGTGGACGCGCTCGATCAGATGTTCGACGGGCGGGATCGAACACACAGCGTCACTGTCGAACTGGACTTGGCAACCGTAAAGATCGGCAAGGATCGCTTACGCTTCCGCCTATATTCATCTCGCTCCGGTTATCTCTATGTGTTTTTAGTTGGCACTGAGCGCGACCGTTTCAATTTGTTGTTTCCCAACGCATTGGACGCAAAGAACCGAGTCGAATCTGGCAAGCCGATCTATTTGCCGAGACCAGGTTGGACTCTTGAGGCTGCCGGCCCACCGGGGATCAATCACTTTCTGGCAGTAGTATCTGACAGCCCTCGAGACTTTTCATCTGCAGGTCTTAAAAAGGTTGATCCGTTTGCTGAGTTCCCGCTGGACACAGCAGCAGAACTTGTCCGCACCAATACTTTAGGTGGAGTACCATTTCTAGGCAAAGTGGCATGCGCAAGTTCCGCAACCGAGTGTTCTGAATCATATGGAGCTGCCACGTTCACCATCGAGGAAACTCGCTAG
- the tagF gene encoding type VI secretion system-associated protein TagF yields the protein MAAEGAQVPGWYGKIPALGDFASRRLPTFFITLWDAWLQRVLEGSRSTLGNTWLDSYLHCPLWSFLLMPGVCGNKAWAGILMPSVDKVGRYFPLTICCELQRLPASAEELGALLGWINQLEQPALATLEPQHTVEQLEVELQPRLLDLFPEIEEKRRTTILRLARAADSAVNDIIPIASATTTNIANIMSFSAAQALADAYFGKTLWWCHIDSTTLFKRCSGLPDIDEFVCMLRGTEPAVE from the coding sequence ATGGCTGCCGAAGGAGCGCAGGTTCCTGGATGGTATGGAAAGATTCCGGCCTTGGGGGATTTCGCGTCACGGCGACTACCCACATTTTTCATAACGTTATGGGACGCATGGCTGCAGAGAGTATTGGAGGGCAGTCGCTCCACGCTCGGAAATACATGGCTAGACAGCTATCTCCACTGCCCTCTCTGGAGCTTCCTGTTGATGCCCGGCGTCTGTGGCAACAAAGCCTGGGCTGGAATATTGATGCCTAGCGTTGACAAGGTGGGGCGCTATTTTCCGCTAACAATCTGCTGCGAACTGCAGCGTCTACCTGCAAGCGCAGAGGAACTTGGCGCTCTACTTGGCTGGATCAATCAACTTGAGCAACCAGCGCTTGCAACACTCGAGCCCCAGCACACTGTTGAGCAATTGGAGGTCGAACTGCAACCCAGACTATTGGATCTGTTTCCAGAAATCGAAGAGAAGCGGCGCACAACCATTTTGCGACTTGCCCGCGCGGCGGACTCCGCCGTGAACGACATCATTCCAATAGCCTCCGCCACAACAACCAACATAGCGAACATAATGTCATTCAGCGCGGCACAAGCGCTCGCGGATGCCTATTTTGGGAAGACTCTATGGTGGTGCCATATAGATTCGACCACCCTCTTCAAGCGCTGCAGCGGTTTGCCCGACATTGATGAGTTTGTATGCATGCTGCGGGGTACCGAGCCTGCGGTAGAATGA